One window of the Mycoplasmopsis anatis genome contains the following:
- a CDS encoding aromatic motif membrane protein codes for MKINKLLTLFSILSLSILPLSCQNTGRYSTKKEIITTSIKNENYVLEQQWNNFIKQESISKILNLIFDDDTKKTEFINAQFQLIQNTKYAEEFKKSLIFSNNVSLGFGLDGGFFSERPYILTQSSKFLEEAKSKNWLWLLFNLTKIEFVNFPVFDQFVSSTDETSLEAKKNGMELGMFYTPKSNIFIDYTYKIESIKDYSDTYQFYLLTNEGFILNLNITKYVDNYSWEYSNLINNDGENFIEELNLSINESNDESFKNQVNNILSEFTQIHAIYKAKVKNSNNEIKDYRNAFNNYSVELTKYKNQLGLLKNGANWNIQEPIKASQKVDDEVELFSYIYVYSKVFLNKNKNDIFDIKQYVKNTVSFNDIPHNNETNKIIFNDFYGGRPIRYTFYNIKL; via the coding sequence ATGAAAATTAATAAATTACTTACATTATTTTCTATACTCAGTTTATCAATTTTGCCATTAAGTTGTCAAAACACAGGAAGATACTCAACAAAAAAAGAAATCATTACAACTAGTATAAAAAATGAAAATTACGTTCTTGAACAACAATGAAATAACTTCATAAAACAAGAATCAATAAGTAAAATTTTGAATTTAATTTTTGATGACGATACTAAAAAAACTGAATTTATTAATGCACAATTTCAACTAATCCAAAACACTAAGTATGCAGAAGAATTTAAGAAAAGTTTAATTTTTTCAAATAATGTTTCATTAGGTTTTGGACTTGATGGCGGTTTTTTTTCTGAAAGACCGTACATATTAACTCAATCATCTAAATTTTTAGAAGAAGCTAAGAGTAAAAATTGACTTTGACTTTTGTTTAACTTAACAAAAATTGAGTTTGTAAACTTCCCTGTTTTTGATCAATTTGTTTCATCAACTGATGAGACTTCACTAGAAGCTAAGAAAAACGGAATGGAACTTGGAATGTTCTACACTCCTAAATCTAATATTTTTATAGATTACACATATAAAATTGAGTCAATAAAAGATTATTCTGATACATACCAATTTTATTTATTAACTAATGAAGGATTTATTCTTAACTTAAATATAACAAAGTATGTAGACAATTACTCTTGAGAATATAGTAATTTAATAAACAATGATGGCGAAAATTTCATAGAAGAATTGAATTTAAGTATCAATGAAAGTAATGATGAATCATTTAAAAATCAAGTAAATAATATATTAAGTGAATTTACTCAAATTCATGCAATATATAAAGCTAAAGTAAAAAATAGTAATAATGAAATAAAAGACTATAGAAATGCATTTAATAATTATTCAGTTGAATTAACTAAATATAAAAACCAATTAGGGTTGTTAAAAAATGGTGCAAATTGAAATATTCAAGAGCCTATAAAAGCATCACAAAAAGTTGATGATGAAGTTGAATTATTTTCATACATATACGTCTATAGTAAAGTATTTTTAAATAAGAACAAAAATGATATTTTCGATATAAAACAATATGTTAAAAACACTGTGTCTTTTAATGATATACCTCATAATAACGAAACTAACAAAATAATATTCAATGATTTCTATGGTGGTAGACCAATAAGATACACTTTTTATAATATAAAGTTATAA
- the tsf gene encoding translation elongation factor Ts, with product MIMSNINLIKELRERTNSGLSDCKKALEATNWDVEAAIEWLRENGIAKAAKKAGRIAAEGLIAIVGDEKSAVMIEVNSETDFVAQNEHFTKLLKEVANGLFKSNAKTLEEAEQVVLESGVSVSEACAQATATIGEKISLRRFVKVEAGANQVLGLYLHTNGRIGAITTIQGSNSEVARNVAMHLAAMNPEFVLVENIPADRMEQIKAGFVEPANFASKPANIKEKIVEGWLEKQLSEITLVKQPFVMDDGVSVEKYLSNSQSTLVKAIRYEVGEGIQKVESNFADEVMSVVKGN from the coding sequence ATAATTATGTCAAACATTAACCTAATTAAAGAATTAAGAGAAAGAACTAACTCTGGATTATCAGATTGTAAAAAAGCATTAGAAGCAACAAACTGAGATGTTGAAGCTGCTATTGAATGATTACGTGAAAACGGAATTGCTAAAGCTGCTAAAAAAGCTGGAAGAATTGCTGCTGAAGGATTAATCGCTATTGTTGGTGATGAAAAATCAGCTGTTATGATCGAAGTTAATAGTGAAACTGACTTCGTTGCACAAAATGAACACTTTACTAAATTATTAAAAGAAGTGGCTAACGGTTTATTCAAATCAAATGCAAAAACACTTGAAGAAGCAGAACAAGTTGTTCTTGAAAGTGGAGTTTCTGTTTCTGAAGCTTGTGCACAAGCTACTGCTACAATCGGAGAAAAAATTTCTCTTCGTCGTTTCGTAAAGGTAGAAGCAGGTGCTAACCAAGTTTTAGGATTATACCTTCATACTAATGGGCGTATTGGAGCTATCACAACTATTCAAGGTTCAAATTCAGAAGTTGCAAGAAATGTAGCAATGCATTTAGCTGCAATGAACCCAGAATTTGTTTTAGTAGAAAATATTCCTGCTGATAGAATGGAACAAATCAAAGCTGGTTTTGTTGAACCTGCTAACTTCGCAAGCAAACCTGCAAATATTAAAGAAAAAATTGTTGAAGGTTGATTAGAAAAACAATTATCAGAAATCACATTAGTTAAACAACCATTTGTAATGGATGATGGTGTTTCGGTTGAAAAATATTTATCAAATTCACAATCAACATTAGTTAAAGCTATTAGATATGAAGTTGGTGAAGGAATTCAAAAAGTTGAATCTAACTTTGCTGATGAAGTTATGTCTGTTGTTAAAGGTAACTAA
- the rpsB gene encoding 30S ribosomal protein S2, with product MTNKVEKVEKQPKNPIVSKDKLLEAGAYFGHKAHAWNPKMKDYIVPNKKNKGAHIIDITKTQKYLEFAYSLVNKLASKKASFIFVGTKKQAQSAVKEAAERSNSLYVTERWLGGTLTNNQTIMSRVKKMEELEAKAKNEFKGYTKNEAILFQKELDKLHKNLDGIRSMKRLPQVMIVADPNEDAIAVKEAKRKGIKVIGILDTNADPDFVDFGIPANDDSAKCISLIMTILADAIVKAQGGKELFAYQPDEKIVLPEFQGVQKKQTSQAQPRRVRQQTEELRGE from the coding sequence ATGACAAATAAAGTAGAAAAAGTTGAAAAACAACCTAAAAATCCTATTGTTTCAAAGGATAAATTATTAGAAGCAGGAGCATACTTTGGACACAAAGCACATGCTTGAAACCCTAAAATGAAAGATTACATTGTACCTAACAAGAAAAATAAAGGTGCACACATAATTGACATTACCAAAACTCAAAAATATCTTGAATTCGCTTACTCGCTTGTAAATAAATTAGCAAGTAAGAAAGCTTCTTTCATTTTTGTTGGAACAAAAAAACAAGCTCAAAGTGCTGTTAAAGAAGCTGCTGAAAGATCAAACTCATTATATGTAACAGAAAGATGATTGGGAGGTACATTAACAAATAACCAAACAATTATGTCTCGTGTTAAAAAAATGGAAGAACTTGAAGCTAAAGCTAAAAACGAATTTAAAGGATACACTAAAAATGAAGCTATTCTTTTCCAAAAAGAATTAGATAAATTACACAAAAACCTTGATGGAATTCGTTCAATGAAACGTTTACCACAAGTTATGATTGTTGCTGATCCTAATGAAGATGCAATTGCTGTTAAAGAAGCAAAAAGAAAAGGAATCAAAGTTATTGGTATCCTTGATACAAATGCAGACCCAGATTTCGTAGATTTTGGTATTCCTGCTAATGACGATTCAGCAAAATGTATTTCATTAATTATGACAATTCTTGCTGATGCTATTGTAAAAGCTCAAGGTGGCAAGGAATTATTTGCTTACCAACCAGATGAAAAAATTGTTTTACCTGAATTTCAAGGAGTTCAAAAGAAACAAACATCACAAGCTCAACCAAGAAGAGTTAGACAACAAACCGAAGAATTAAGAGGGGAATAA
- the mgtE gene encoding magnesium transporter, with amino-acid sequence MDNNIDQMFEELQSLVKNKSVKLSREFLDEYPIAYVASCFEQLSLEDQLFYLRVLKRDEAAELFSYLEDDVKTKLATSFTEEWGMEILQELQSDELADVIEDLPANIQKRILFETPPEKRNLINNILKYKEDQVGSIMSVDISTIKADYTCKKALNKIKRDYKKNNAELSHYFFVTDDKGVLLGSISLEEIVFANENEKIESLYSAVPSVYAHNDTEHASNIFAEHDMSSLPVVTSDNRLVGMITSDDVIDIVRNSATEDMYKMAGITIEDKEESYIKTTVLGIVKSRILWLIVLMVSATLSQFIIQSFTDISENFIKSLGVTLSTAIIVSLIPVISGAAGNAGSQSSTTITRSLALGEIEAKDIKRVILKEFNISVIVGFILFFVNVLRLSIYFLVSGDLLNNEERISIVFMILASSIALWLVIILAKFLGTIIPIFALKLKKDPAVMSAPILTTLTDAISTLIFFGITIFIFWLSFVVFA; translated from the coding sequence ATGGACAACAATATTGATCAAATGTTCGAAGAATTACAAAGTTTGGTAAAAAATAAGAGCGTAAAATTATCTCGAGAATTCCTTGATGAATATCCAATTGCATATGTTGCAAGTTGCTTTGAACAACTTTCACTAGAAGATCAATTATTTTATTTAAGGGTCTTAAAAAGAGATGAAGCTGCTGAATTATTTAGCTATCTTGAAGATGATGTTAAAACAAAATTAGCAACTAGCTTTACTGAAGAGTGAGGAATGGAGATACTTCAAGAACTTCAAAGTGACGAACTTGCAGACGTTATTGAAGATCTACCAGCTAATATTCAAAAAAGAATACTTTTTGAAACACCGCCTGAAAAAAGAAATTTAATTAATAACATTTTAAAATATAAAGAAGATCAAGTTGGAAGTATCATGTCAGTTGATATTTCAACTATTAAGGCTGATTATACTTGTAAAAAAGCATTGAATAAAATCAAACGTGATTATAAAAAGAATAATGCTGAACTATCACACTATTTCTTCGTTACCGATGATAAAGGTGTTCTTCTTGGCTCTATTTCTTTAGAAGAAATTGTTTTTGCTAATGAAAATGAAAAAATAGAGTCACTTTATTCAGCTGTACCTTCGGTATATGCTCACAATGATACTGAGCATGCTTCAAATATATTCGCCGAACACGACATGTCATCGCTTCCGGTTGTAACAAGCGATAATCGTCTTGTTGGTATGATTACATCTGATGATGTTATTGATATTGTTCGTAATTCTGCAACTGAAGATATGTATAAAATGGCTGGTATTACTATAGAAGATAAAGAAGAATCATATATTAAAACAACTGTACTAGGTATTGTAAAGTCAAGGATTTTATGACTTATTGTTCTAATGGTTTCGGCTACACTAAGCCAATTTATTATCCAAAGTTTTACTGACATTTCAGAGAATTTTATTAAGTCGTTAGGAGTTACTTTATCAACTGCCATCATTGTTTCGTTAATACCAGTTATTTCTGGTGCAGCAGGAAATGCAGGATCGCAATCTTCAACAACTATAACTCGTTCCTTAGCTCTAGGGGAAATTGAAGCTAAAGATATAAAAAGAGTAATACTTAAAGAATTTAACATTTCTGTTATTGTTGGATTTATTCTATTTTTTGTGAATGTATTAAGATTGAGTATTTACTTTTTAGTTTCTGGTGATTTACTAAATAATGAAGAAAGAATTTCGATTGTTTTTATGATTTTGGCTTCATCCATAGCCTTGTGATTAGTCATAATTTTAGCTAAATTTTTAGGTACAATTATTCCAATTTTTGCTCTAAAACTAAAAAAAGATCCTGCTGTTATGTCCGCACCAATTCTTACGACATTAACCGATGCGATTTCAACATTGATCTTTTTTGGAATTACAATATTTATATTTTGATTATCTTTTGTGGTTTTTGCATAA
- a CDS encoding diadenylate cyclase, with the protein MLETTQLILLIIITALVSFVLILVGLPKLLELIKSKMMKSKYDKLGRSTQVRLINQLREAVAFLSKNKVGAIVTIENSDNIDNLRTDGVIINANISSSLLISIFNKESPLHDGAVVIRNNKIYYASTFYKITRKSMDNKYGSRHRAAMGISEICDATTIVVSEETGTISIAKNGNIVPIKLEEFQEQLIKYLKD; encoded by the coding sequence ATGTTAGAAACTACTCAATTAATTTTGTTAATTATTATAACTGCTTTGGTTTCTTTTGTTTTAATCTTGGTTGGTTTACCAAAATTACTTGAGCTTATTAAATCAAAAATGATGAAAAGTAAATATGACAAATTAGGAAGAAGTACTCAAGTTAGACTTATCAACCAATTAAGAGAAGCGGTTGCCTTTCTTAGCAAAAATAAAGTTGGTGCTATTGTTACGATAGAGAACAGTGATAATATTGACAATTTAAGAACTGATGGAGTTATTATAAATGCCAATATTTCAAGCTCTCTACTAATTTCGATTTTTAATAAAGAAAGTCCATTACATGATGGAGCTGTGGTTATTAGAAATAATAAGATTTACTATGCATCAACATTCTATAAAATTACTAGAAAAAGTATGGACAATAAATATGGTTCTAGACATAGAGCAGCAATGGGAATTAGTGAAATTTGTGATGCTACAACTATAGTTGTTTCTGAAGAAACAGGTACTATTTCAATTGCTAAAAATGGAAACATTGTTCCCATAAAACTTGAAGAGTTTCAAGAGCAATTAATTAAATATTTAAAAGACTAG
- the thiI gene encoding tRNA uracil 4-sulfurtransferase ThiI: MYSKILIRYGELVLKKKNRKFFTNCLKQNAERILNQKVDVQFDRMYTDYSEETINNLQYIFGISSYSPVIVCSHEMEEIKKNVLMLIRDESKTFKIETRRHYKQYPINSSEINNILGAHVLKNSNLKVDVHDPDQTFYIEVREKNVYIFSDYIQGIGGLPVGSSGKIMHLLSGGIDSPVAALQLMKRGLKIEFLSFITPPHTDEKTVNKMKHFVQVLSKYQGVSYLHLANYTLLMNYLALTSNQSYKITLMRRSFYRIAESIAKNKGIIALSNGDNLGQVASQTLESMAVIGKSTEMQILRPLLSYDKNEIINIARRIGTYETSIIKANETCELFAPKEPVTKPDLETVIKLEEELDMISSLEDKLIKEQIQTIKIS; encoded by the coding sequence ATGTATAGCAAAATTTTAATTAGATATGGTGAGCTAGTCTTAAAGAAAAAAAATAGAAAATTTTTTACTAACTGCTTAAAACAAAATGCAGAAAGAATTTTAAACCAAAAAGTGGACGTACAATTTGATAGAATGTACACCGATTATTCAGAAGAAACAATTAATAACCTACAATATATTTTTGGAATTAGTTCATACTCGCCTGTTATAGTATGTTCTCACGAAATGGAAGAAATCAAAAAAAATGTTTTAATGCTTATAAGAGATGAAAGTAAAACTTTTAAGATTGAAACTAGAAGACATTACAAACAATATCCTATCAATTCAAGCGAAATCAACAATATTTTAGGTGCTCATGTATTAAAAAATTCTAATCTTAAAGTTGATGTACATGATCCAGATCAGACTTTTTATATTGAAGTAAGAGAAAAAAATGTATACATTTTCTCAGACTATATCCAAGGAATAGGCGGTTTGCCAGTTGGATCAAGTGGAAAAATTATGCATTTACTCAGTGGTGGAATAGATAGTCCTGTTGCAGCCTTGCAATTAATGAAAAGAGGACTTAAAATTGAGTTTCTTAGTTTTATAACACCTCCTCACACTGATGAAAAAACAGTAAACAAAATGAAACATTTTGTGCAAGTTTTAAGCAAATATCAAGGTGTAAGTTACTTACATTTAGCAAACTATACATTATTAATGAATTATTTAGCTTTAACATCAAATCAAAGTTACAAAATTACTCTAATGAGAAGAAGTTTTTATAGAATAGCTGAATCTATAGCTAAAAATAAAGGAATTATCGCTCTTTCTAATGGTGATAATCTTGGACAAGTTGCTTCACAAACCTTAGAATCTATGGCTGTTATAGGTAAAAGCACCGAAATGCAAATTCTTAGACCATTATTAAGTTATGATAAGAACGAAATAATCAATATTGCTCGTAGAATTGGAACTTATGAAACGTCGATTATTAAAGCAAACGAAACATGTGAGCTTTTTGCTCCAAAAGAACCTGTAACTAAACCTGACTTAGAAACGGTTATAAAATTAGAAGAAGAATTGGATATGATTAGTTCTCTTGAAGATAAACTAATCAAAGAACAAATACAAACCATTAAAATTTCATAA
- the rpsD gene encoding 30S ribosomal protein S4 has translation MSRYTGPVFKKSRRLGYSILETGKEFAKGRKRTYAPGQHGNKRVKLSDYGLHLYEKQKIKFVFGINEKQLRKVYVKASKMKGVTGTNLIQLLESRLDNLVYRAGFATTRKQARQLVNHGHFTLDGKKADIPSISVKLGSKIELKEKSRNNIQIKEALENSNASAWLTRKDFTVTYDRLPERNEVHTEIKDALIVEFYAK, from the coding sequence ATGTCAAGATATACTGGACCAGTATTCAAAAAATCACGTCGTTTAGGTTACTCTATCTTAGAAACTGGTAAAGAATTTGCTAAAGGTAGAAAAAGAACATATGCACCTGGTCAACATGGAAACAAAAGAGTTAAACTATCTGATTATGGTTTACACTTATATGAAAAACAAAAAATTAAATTTGTTTTTGGAATTAACGAAAAACAACTTAGAAAAGTTTATGTTAAAGCTTCAAAAATGAAGGGTGTTACAGGTACAAATTTAATTCAATTACTTGAAAGCCGTTTAGATAACTTAGTTTACAGAGCTGGTTTTGCCACAACAAGAAAACAAGCTCGTCAATTAGTTAATCACGGACATTTCACATTAGATGGTAAAAAGGCAGATATTCCATCAATCAGTGTTAAATTAGGTTCAAAAATTGAACTTAAAGAAAAATCAAGAAACAATATTCAAATTAAAGAAGCTTTAGAAAATTCTAACGCATCAGCATGATTAACAAGAAAAGATTTCACAGTTACTTATGATCGTTTACCAGAGCGTAATGAAGTTCACACAGAAATTAAAGATGCTTTAATTGTTGAGTTCTACGCTAAATAG
- the rpmE gene encoding 50S ribosomal protein L31, with product MKKNIHPQYHEVKVTCSTCQREFEFRSTRKQFTVDVCSGCHPVYTGNRAKVKATGRIDRFNRRLEKKQN from the coding sequence ATGAAAAAAAATATTCATCCACAATATCACGAAGTTAAAGTAACTTGTTCAACATGCCAAAGAGAATTTGAATTTCGTTCAACTAGAAAACAATTTACAGTCGATGTTTGTTCTGGTTGTCATCCTGTTTACACAGGAAACAGAGCAAAAGTTAAAGCTACAGGTAGAATTGATAGATTTAACAGAAGACTTGAAAAAAAACAAAATTAA
- the rsmD gene encoding 16S rRNA (guanine(966)-N(2))-methyltransferase RsmD has translation MKNKKEKVVINRLRIISGKYRNHYIDRPSWETTRPTIEKVREAIFSSIHFELENSVVLDLFTGSGAWIIEAVSRGAKYAIGLEKDKEAYKIINNNLNKLKIDNASVVLTDCYDYLLKNNQTFDFIFMDAPFKDYELINKCLELINKKSLLNKNGNVIIETDNRNMIIIPNGMNIVKEKLYSFNKSVLFISKDVE, from the coding sequence ATGAAAAATAAAAAAGAAAAAGTAGTCATTAATCGACTTAGAATAATTTCAGGAAAGTATAGAAATCACTATATTGATAGACCAAGTTGAGAAACAACAAGGCCAACTATTGAGAAAGTGCGCGAGGCGATTTTTTCTAGTATTCATTTTGAATTAGAAAACTCAGTAGTGTTAGATTTATTTACCGGAAGTGGTGCTTGAATTATTGAAGCTGTTTCCCGCGGAGCTAAATATGCTATTGGTTTAGAAAAAGATAAAGAAGCGTATAAAATTATTAATAATAATTTAAATAAATTAAAAATCGATAATGCTTCAGTTGTTCTAACTGATTGTTATGATTATTTGTTGAAGAATAATCAAACTTTTGACTTTATTTTTATGGATGCACCATTTAAAGATTATGAATTGATCAATAAATGTTTAGAATTAATTAATAAAAAAAGTTTATTAAATAAAAATGGTAATGTAATTATTGAAACTGATAATAGAAATATGATTATAATACCAAATGGTATGAATATTGTGAAGGAAAAACTATATAGTTTTAATAAATCTGTTTTATTTATATCAAAAGATGTTGAATAA
- a CDS encoding exonuclease domain-containing protein, with translation MMQIKHEDCGFLTKVIIDEVVKILKKVIKNTKLLEYLVTTKINDTLILGKIDKIDKRKKIVYELKFVNELSTEHILQLIFYKYLLCQENKKYAKFSYVLYNIKNNSAIELKVSVENTKKIIEMIFEYITNNKLTEINDEEFIQKCLGNNVVNIKSYNIDTITNLINPNLNYNLSIVKTKTKQKLSKHVIKSKDNSKLSNKYEYTIKEFMNLRCNLPANFVIIDFETWDSRNNPVQISFLVVKNYKYFKSFNFYLKPNREKINPFSYNAANVSESDLLKAKTLDYHWSKISEFFTEDYIFVAHDAPFDAAVLANELKLRGIEVPNMIIFDTLTYFRNKLPTLQKWNLESLCEHFNIQGIHHNAQSDVKMLSKLILKVTTWEEFTNDYLNYAKKIRFLKRYD, from the coding sequence ATGATGCAAATTAAACATGAAGATTGTGGGTTTCTAACTAAAGTGATAATTGATGAAGTTGTTAAAATTCTTAAAAAAGTTATTAAGAACACTAAATTACTTGAATATTTGGTAACAACTAAAATTAATGATACCCTAATTTTAGGTAAAATTGACAAAATTGATAAAAGAAAGAAAATTGTATATGAACTTAAATTTGTAAACGAATTATCTACAGAACATATTCTTCAATTGATTTTCTATAAATATTTACTATGTCAAGAAAACAAGAAATATGCTAAATTTTCATATGTATTGTATAACATCAAAAATAATTCAGCAATTGAATTAAAAGTGAGTGTAGAAAATACAAAGAAAATCATTGAAATGATTTTTGAGTATATAACAAATAATAAATTAACTGAAATAAATGATGAAGAGTTTATCCAAAAGTGTCTTGGAAATAATGTCGTAAACATTAAAAGTTACAACATTGATACAATAACTAATTTAATAAATCCAAACTTAAACTACAATTTAAGTATAGTAAAAACTAAAACAAAGCAAAAATTATCAAAACATGTAATAAAGAGCAAAGATAATTCCAAATTATCAAATAAATATGAATATACGATTAAAGAATTTATGAACTTAAGATGTAATTTACCAGCCAACTTTGTTATTATTGACTTCGAAACTTGAGATTCAAGAAATAATCCGGTGCAAATTTCTTTTCTAGTTGTGAAAAATTACAAATATTTTAAATCATTTAATTTTTATCTTAAACCAAATAGAGAAAAAATTAATCCATTTTCATATAATGCAGCCAATGTGTCTGAATCAGACTTGTTAAAGGCAAAAACATTAGATTATCATTGATCTAAAATATCTGAATTTTTCACTGAAGATTATATTTTTGTTGCTCATGATGCTCCTTTTGATGCCGCTGTATTAGCAAATGAATTAAAATTAAGGGGTATCGAAGTACCTAATATGATAATCTTTGATACATTAACTTATTTTAGAAACAAGTTACCAACCTTACAAAAATGAAATTTAGAAAGTTTATGTGAGCACTTTAATATCCAAGGGATACATCATAATGCCCAATCTGATGTTAAAATGCTTTCTAAGCTGATTTTAAAGGTAACAACTTGAGAAGAGTTTACTAATGATTATCTTAATTATGCTAAAAAAATCAGATTTCTTAAAAGATACGATTAA
- a CDS encoding 3'-5' exonuclease, which yields MNETRIRTLKYKVKNLDVYTIHGFAGYVTNSLVKNDESLIKILAKELSESDKYKLNYDLIILDECQDFTPLYFEIVTKFLNAMENPNYQLIIFGDERQCIYGFMEADSRYLTLAEKVFINNHKWTTRELKNSYRVKEEVCEFVNKIYGKSIIKSVRESKGRKLVKDKVKYCYWYSNDSHSYVQVAEMIVEKILKDGEEEVFIIAPSISKNFYISQLIEDIKLILNEKYNKDIYFFITKNDLDRINDRDLIKNKLVISTIHQTKGMERKNVFLFNFDASYYKFGKKERTSIPDNEIYVALTRASSELYIMHDITNEYFDFIDKKWLNSSSYVEEMNLTIYNNIKIMNKTNIDINKQFAIVTDMVKFLPLSIIEKAKEMFDYKIYENFLKLNKNEIEIFREIPYKIELSSSSKRIYEEVQTIIGSSLSTIFLALKKRRKFKREFNKLLKINMIFNNSYFVRYILSNKYYFNSLIHKVIKKTHQLMIWVTYHLCLIGY from the coding sequence ATGAATGAAACAAGAATAAGAACTCTTAAATATAAGGTAAAAAACTTGGATGTTTATACTATTCATGGCTTTGCAGGTTATGTAACTAATTCATTGGTAAAAAATGATGAGTCATTAATAAAGATATTAGCTAAAGAATTGAGTGAAAGTGACAAATATAAACTTAACTATGATTTGATAATACTTGATGAATGTCAGGACTTTACTCCTTTATATTTTGAAATCGTAACTAAATTTTTAAATGCGATGGAGAACCCTAACTACCAGTTAATAATTTTTGGTGACGAAAGACAATGTATATACGGTTTTATGGAAGCGGATTCAAGATATTTAACTCTAGCTGAGAAAGTTTTTATAAATAATCATAAATGAACTACAAGAGAGCTAAAAAATAGTTACAGAGTTAAAGAAGAAGTTTGTGAATTTGTAAATAAAATATATGGAAAAAGTATTATTAAAAGCGTTAGGGAAAGCAAAGGCAGAAAATTAGTTAAAGATAAGGTTAAATATTGTTATTGATATTCAAATGATAGTCACTCTTACGTACAAGTAGCTGAAATGATTGTTGAAAAAATATTAAAAGATGGTGAGGAAGAAGTTTTTATAATTGCACCATCTATTTCTAAAAATTTTTATATTTCACAATTGATTGAAGATATTAAATTAATATTAAATGAAAAATATAATAAGGATATTTATTTTTTTATTACTAAAAATGATTTAGATAGAATTAACGATAGGGATTTAATTAAAAACAAATTGGTTATTTCTACAATACATCAAACAAAAGGTATGGAAAGAAAAAATGTATTTCTATTTAATTTTGATGCTTCTTACTACAAATTTGGAAAGAAGGAAAGAACTAGCATCCCAGATAATGAAATATATGTGGCATTGACTAGAGCCTCATCAGAATTATATATAATGCATGATATAACAAACGAATATTTTGATTTCATAGATAAAAAATGACTTAATTCGTCGAGTTACGTCGAAGAAATGAATTTAACTATTTATAACAATATAAAAATTATGAATAAAACTAATATAGATATCAATAAACAATTTGCAATTGTTACCGATATGGTTAAATTTTTACCACTTTCCATTATTGAAAAAGCTAAGGAAATGTTTGATTATAAAATATATGAAAACTTTCTAAAATTAAATAAAAATGAAATTGAAATTTTCAGAGAAATTCCTTACAAAATTGAACTATCTTCATCGTCTAAAAGAATTTATGAAGAAGTGCAAACAATAATAGGAAGTTCATTATCGACTATATTTTTAGCACTTAAGAAAAGAAGAAAATTTAAAAGAGAATTCAATAAGCTCCTAAAAATTAATATGATATTCAATAATTCATATTTTGTTAGATATATTCTATCTAATAAATATTATTTTAATTCGTTAATACATAAAGTTATTAAAAAAACGCATCAGTTAATGATTTGAGTTACATATCATTTGTGTTTAATTGGATACTAA